DNA from Candidatus Deferrimicrobium sp.:
ACCACGATCTCGTCGGCCCACCGGAGCGACTCGAGGCACGCGGCGATGTTCTTCCCCTCGTTCCGGGAGATGACGACCGCGGAGATCCTGCGACGCGCGGGGGAGCTCACGGCGTCTTCCCGCCCGCCGAAAGGAGAACCTCGAGAAGCTGCCGGGCGTCGTGCTCCTTCCGGAGTGCCGACCCCGCCCCGATCGCGTTCCGGCGGAACCGGGGGTACTCCGCGCGCACCGCCTCCACGGCGGACAGGATCGAGGCCGGGGAAAGTTCTTCGAGCGCCACGCCGGCGCCGAAACGCAGGGCGGCACGTGCCATCCAGGTCCCGGCGGTGGCGATTACCGGCGCGCCTGCGGAAAACGCATCGAGCGTCACGCCGCTGATCCGGTCCGTGAAATCATCCTTCGAGTAAGGCTGCAGGACGATCGCACCGTCGAACATCGACCGGTACTCCGCCGCCCCCAGGGTCTCCGGGAGGATCGTAAGACTGGCGGAGGACGACTTCCTGAGGCGGTCCAGCTCCGCCGGGATCCCTTCATCGAACTTGCCATAATGATCGGGCGACGCCTGCACTGCCATCGGGATCCCCGATCCGGCATTCGCCAGAAGGCGGACGAAGTCCACCACCGCCGGAAACCCCTTGTCCCTCCGGGCCGCCCCTGCGTACAGCACGTGCCGGAACGCCCCCTCCGCACCCCCCGCACCCGCGACCACTGGCGAACCCGGGTACGGCACGATCCGGACGTCCCGGAAGCCGCACTCCCGGAAGACCCCGACGACCGATTCCGTGGGCCCCATCATGGTGAGACCCGGCTGCCTCCGGCCCGTCTTCCGGAAAAACTCCCTCTTCGACGGATCGGGCCTCACCCAGTGGAAGTAGAGGAACGCCTTCCCGGCTGGGATCGACTTTCCCGCCGCGAGGGACAGCATCATCAGGTCCGCCCTTCCGGCCGTGGGGACGAAGATCCGTCCCGGCCCCCGAAGCAACTTCCGGTACAGGAGGAACGCCTCGGGCCTCCGGATCCGCCGGTGAAAGTACGGGACCACGCGAACTCCCATCCCTTCGATGCGGGGAAGGCTGGCCCGCGACCCGGCGTAGAGCGTGATGCAGGCTTCGCCTTCCCTCCGCGCGGAGCAGACGCTCTCGACGAAGCTGTGACAGTGTCCGGCCTCGGACGAAAGGGTCGGCTCCACGATGTCGATCCGCTTCGGCTCCTCGGACATTCCGGCAGTGTAGCCCATTTCATCCCGGCCCCATCAACCCGGCCATCGCCGCGGCGACTTCTTCCGCGCGGAGGGCGGTGCGGCACTCCGCGTCCCGCGGGCACTCCCTTCGCAGGCACGCGGTGCAGGGAAACGGCGCCTGCAGGAACCTGTGATCCGGACCGAGCGGGGCGTTCCGGTTCCCGTCCGTCGCCCGGTACACCGAAACGGTCTTCGCTCCGACCACTGCCGCGAGGTGCAACGGCCCCGTGTCCGGGCCGATCATGTGGCCGCACCCCCGGTACACCGCCGCCAACGCCTTGTACCCGAGGCGAGGCAGGAGCGACACCCCCCCCCCGGCGAGGTATCGGATCGCGAGGCACTCCTCCCGCTCCCGGTCGGTTCCCCAGGACAGGAATGTCCCCATCGACGGGAATTTCCCTCGGAGAAGCCGCACCGCTTCGGCCCAGAACGCCGGATCCATCCGCTTCGTGTCCCAGGTCGTGCCCGGGTGCACGGCCAGGCGGGGAGCCACGCCGGGAAGAGCGTCGAACAGCAGCTGCTCGGCCGACGCGATTTCCTCCGTCGTGTTCGGAATCTCCCCCTTGAGGTCATCGAGTCGGAACTCCCCGCCGAACGGGGCGCTCGCCACGCGCAGGATCTTCTGTGTGACGTGCCGGTCCTGTTCCACCGCCGGCGGGTGGCGGTTCGTGAACCAGAGGTTCGGCCGCTCCCTCGCGGTCTCCCGGGGAAAACCGTATCGCAGCGGGGCGCCGGAAAGGTAGATCACCACGCCGCTCTTGATGTTCCCCTGGAGATCGATGGCAAGGTCGTACTTCCCCCCGCGCAACATGCCCACGGCATGGATCGCCTCCCGCCACGTGGCGAGGGATCCGGGGCGCCCTTTCCACTTTCCGATCGGAAGGGAAACCACCTTCGCGATTCCCGGGTTCCCCTCGAGGAGCTCCGTGAACCGGGTGTCGACGGCCCAGTGGATCTCCGCCGCCGGCGCCGTCTTGCGAAGGTACGGCACCGCCGGGAGCGCGTGCAAAACGTCCCCCATCGCGGAGAGCTTGACGATCAGGATTCTGCGGACGTCAGGCACCGCCGCGCGGTCCCTTCGGCAGCAGTTGCCGCGCGGCGTCGATCACCATTTCGGGAGTCACTCCGAGCATGCACTCGTGCCCCCGGTCGCACGTCCTGTCCCTGCAGGGCGAGCAGTCGATCTCCACCCGTACCACCTTGGCATGGAATGTCCACGGCGAGGTGCGGCGCCAGTCGGTGGGGCCGAAGATCGCCACGAGCGGGACGTCGAAGGCGGCCCCGATGTGCATCGGCCCGGAATCGTTGGTGACCAGGAAGGAGGACAGGGAGAGAAGCGCCATCAATTCCCGCACCGTCGTCTTTCCCGCCAGGTCGATCGGCAGGGTGCGCATCGCGGTCACGATCTCGCCGGCCAGCGGGGCCTCCGCGGTCGACCCCAATACGACGGCCCTCGCGCCCCACTCCGCGGAAAGGGCGTCCGCGACCGCGGCGAACCGGTCC
Protein-coding regions in this window:
- a CDS encoding glycosyltransferase family 9 protein; the encoded protein is MPDVRRILIVKLSAMGDVLHALPAVPYLRKTAPAAEIHWAVDTRFTELLEGNPGIAKVVSLPIGKWKGRPGSLATWREAIHAVGMLRGGKYDLAIDLQGNIKSGVVIYLSGAPLRYGFPRETARERPNLWFTNRHPPAVEQDRHVTQKILRVASAPFGGEFRLDDLKGEIPNTTEEIASAEQLLFDALPGVAPRLAVHPGTTWDTKRMDPAFWAEAVRLLRGKFPSMGTFLSWGTDREREECLAIRYLAGGGVSLLPRLGYKALAAVYRGCGHMIGPDTGPLHLAAVVGAKTVSVYRATDGNRNAPLGPDHRFLQAPFPCTACLRRECPRDAECRTALRAEEVAAAMAGLMGPG